The segment TGGCCACCCAACTGGATATCAGTTGACAGGGTACCTGAACCGATTGAAGAAGCAACGCCTTCCACAACTGCACGGGGAATATTTGCAGCAGGCAGCTGATTGCCCGGACCACTTAACTGGTAAGTATATAAATGCTGTGCTTTTAATTCGTTGGTCAATCTTGGACTGATCGAAGTACGCAGGGAAGCCAGGAAACTATTATCAACATTCTTATCATTACCATAAGATTCGTATAAATTGATAGCAGTATTATCCTCTAATCCCTGTGGATTTCTGCTGTTCGTATAATTATCACGGACCGTTAACAGGTTTTTCTCATTGATCTGCCAGTCGATACGTGCAAATGCAGCATCAGATCCGCGTTTTTTATTGAAAGAACCGAACTGAGGCGTATTTGCCACGCCGTATAACCTGCGTGAGATATCAACAAAACGATCCAGTGTAGGCTGATTGATTTTCAATCTTGTTTCATCTGCCGGAGACAGGATATTGGCAATTTGTAAGGGGCGCGAATCTTTTTCATGATCCCAAACCATAAAGAAGTGTAACTTATCTTTAATAATCGGACCGCTCAGAGAGAAACCATATTGATAAGTAGAGAAATCTGATTTACGTTTGTTTCCATTGATATCATAAGGGCTGGATAACCAGTCTGCACGTCCATAAGTAAATGCACTACCGCTTAATGTATTCGTTCCTGATTTGGTTACTGCGCTGATTGCTCCACCACCACTTCTTCCCTGAGTTACATCATACTGGTTGGTTACGACCTTAAATTCACGTACTGCTTCAATCGAAATCGAATAAGGCGCACCGCTTCTGCTGGTTGTTGAACCTGCTGAAGTTGGATTTTTAGCCGTCATCCCATCAATGGTAAAACCTGTAGATGAACCCAGCTGACCGGAAATGTTTGTGCCTTTACTTAATGGAGAAAGATCAGTCAGGGAGGCAAAATTACGCCCGTTTACCGGAAGCCTCGTAATATCCCTGGCCGAAATCGTCGTTGCTGCACCTAAGGTTTCAGTCTTGTTTTTCATTCCCGAACCAACGATCTCTACTACAGAAAGATTATTTACAGCATCCTGCATTAAAATATCAATTCTTAAAGCATCTCCCTGATTCAGAGAGTAGCCAGTTTTCTTTTGTTCACCAAATCCGATATAAGTAGCGGTAACCGTATAAGGTGTGCCAAGAGGAAGTTCTTTAAAAGTATATTCGCCTTTAGCGTTGGTTGTTGTTCTGGTGGTAAAACCTGTAGACTCATTCCTTACTTGCACGGATGCACCAGGAATAGTTTTTTTAAGGTCATCGGTTATAATTCCGGAAATAGATGCCTGAGTAGTTTGTGCTGCTAATTCGTTTTTATAAAAACAACAAAATAACAGCAAGAGCACTGTGCAGAGTAAATTTTTCATCATGTGATTTGAACTTATTTTTTCGGCAAATTTAAATGCCCTTATATTAGCACCAGAATATGTCTGTATTAAGAAATCACACCATTAGTTAATAAAAATCAACAAAAAAGCGAATTAAAACCAGCCCCTTTAAACAGCACAACCCCAAAAAATGGGGCTGTACTGTAATGAATCAATAAATACACCGTCTTTCTTAAAAAGCAACCGAAGTATGCACCATCAGCCGGTTCCCTGCACGCACGCTTCCTGCTGCCAGCTGCTGCGAAGCAACAGCCTGATAGTTCACACCAAAAGAAAATCTTTTGAGGTTAGCTTCCAAACCCGTTAAAATAGCCAGAGAATAACCACCAGACACATCTACCGCAAACCTCTTATTTTCTATATCCTTCGCTGAAGTTTCATAAAGCACACCAGCATTGGGCGCAACAGTCAACATTTTCGCGACCCTGATTTTATAATAAGCCAGTACATTGGTAGTGAGCTTATTTCCATAACGGTACTCATATTTGCTGGCGGTATTGATTTTGTAATTGGTATTTACATTTACCCCGAAATCCATTAGCCGGACATCGTAAGTTGCATTCAACGTAAAATCTGTACTGGCTGTCCCTAACTGGAAATTATTAGGGGACTCCGTCAGCACATCTCTGTCACGGGGCTCATATTTGCCACTGGGCACCTTTACCCCGGCGCCAACCCATAACGACTGCACGAGCAATTGATCATTTACCGTGTTTCTGTTATTGAAAACATTGTAATAACCCATCAGGGCGATATCACCCAGGCCACTCTTCTGCCCTTTGGTTTCCACGCTGCTGCGTTCATTGAAATTATAAGGAACAAAATAAAGGATACGGAATTTGCTACCCAGGTTCCAGCCTCCCCAAAGCTCTGCCGACTGATAAGTTTCATTCGTAGTCAGGTAACTGGTTTTACCTCCGGGCCCCAGATGGGTCCTCAAAATTTTATGTTGATACCGCAAGCCAATAAAACGTTTGTTGAATTCAGGTAAAAGCCCCAGATAATAACTTCCTACACCACAACCACAAATATCACAGGCAAAAGCACTGAAGCCACAAAGGCTTATAAAAAGTATTAAGATATATTTTTTCATCGTTATTGTTCTGCCAGATCTTTCCGGGTTACGAAATCCTTATCATCCAGCGTTTTTAAAAAAGTAAGTAATTTGAGTTTATCGTCTGTAGTTAAAGAGAGCCCCAGCTTGCCGTTCTGTTGCAGCAAAGGATCAAGATTCGGCGTTGCCTGTACCTCCTCTGCATAATGTGTA is part of the Pedobacter cryoconitis genome and harbors:
- a CDS encoding transporter — its product is MKKYILILFISLCGFSAFACDICGCGVGSYYLGLLPEFNKRFIGLRYQHKILRTHLGPGGKTSYLTTNETYQSAELWGGWNLGSKFRILYFVPYNFNERSSVETKGQKSGLGDIALMGYYNVFNNRNTVNDQLLVQSLWVGAGVKVPSGKYEPRDRDVLTESPNNFQLGTASTDFTLNATYDVRLMDFGVNVNTNYKINTASKYEYRYGNKLTTNVLAYYKIRVAKMLTVAPNAGVLYETSAKDIENKRFAVDVSGGYSLAILTGLEANLKRFSFGVNYQAVASQQLAAGSVRAGNRLMVHTSVAF